In a genomic window of Xylophilus rhododendri:
- a CDS encoding FecR family protein — translation MHKPTEAPLPQAVRREAQAWVVRLSSGQATEDDARAFRAWCALGPAHASAFAQSRAVWAEMQGAARRVAGAEARAAARPARGFSPGRRLVLGGAVAASAGYLALRPPLALWPSMLELAADYRTGPGEQRELQLAQGTVLRMNTRTRLDVQDSAARLRLIEGEIEMDIRRGAALAPVLRVNSASLAAKDARYNVRLIDGMACVSCLAGEVELSRGTDRVTLAAGRQLTFGAAPFGPATAADEGAVSAWRKRLLVFDGVALEDVVAEINRYRPGKLILTSRGLGRRQVQASFSIDRLDDAIVLMRDAYGVAVTRLPGGIVLLGEAGT, via the coding sequence ATGCATAAACCGACCGAGGCCCCCCTGCCGCAAGCCGTGCGCCGCGAGGCGCAGGCCTGGGTCGTGCGCCTGTCTTCCGGCCAGGCCACCGAGGACGATGCCCGCGCCTTCCGGGCCTGGTGCGCCCTGGGCCCGGCCCACGCCAGCGCCTTCGCCCAGTCGCGCGCCGTGTGGGCCGAGATGCAGGGCGCGGCGCGCCGCGTGGCCGGCGCCGAGGCCCGCGCGGCGGCCCGCCCGGCGCGGGGCTTCAGCCCTGGCCGGCGTCTGGTGCTGGGCGGTGCGGTGGCCGCATCGGCGGGCTATCTCGCGCTGCGCCCGCCGTTGGCGCTGTGGCCCTCCATGCTGGAGCTGGCCGCCGACTACCGCACCGGCCCCGGCGAGCAGCGCGAGCTGCAACTGGCCCAGGGCACGGTGCTGCGCATGAACACCCGCACCCGGCTGGATGTGCAGGACAGCGCGGCCAGGCTCCGGCTGATCGAGGGCGAGATCGAGATGGACATCCGGCGCGGCGCGGCTCTGGCGCCCGTGCTGCGGGTGAACAGCGCCAGCCTGGCGGCGAAGGATGCCCGCTACAACGTGCGCCTGATCGACGGCATGGCCTGCGTCAGCTGCCTGGCCGGCGAAGTGGAACTGAGCCGCGGCACGGACCGCGTCACCCTGGCCGCCGGCCGGCAGCTGACATTCGGCGCGGCGCCCTTCGGCCCGGCGACGGCGGCCGACGAAGGCGCCGTCAGCGCCTGGCGCAAGCGCCTGCTGGTCTTCGACGGCGTGGCGCTGGAGGACGTGGTGGCCGAGATCAACCGCTACCGGCCCGGCAAACTCATCCTCACCAGCCGCGGCCTGGGCCGGCGCCAGGTGCAGGCCAGCTTCTCGATCGACCGGCTGGACGACGCCATCGTGCTGATGCGCGATGCCTACGGCGTGGCCGTCACCCGCCTGCCCGGCGGCATCGTCTTGCTGGGCGAGGCAGGCACCTGA
- a CDS encoding RNA polymerase sigma factor has product MSESFKAALQALFLSRYAQLRRHLRLRLGSEDLAHDALQETYLRVEAMAERPAARFPSAYLFRIALNIAEDQRKTRARLLSTSEVEELYDMADEMADPARTAEARGEIGALDRALAELPRRRRAIVIASRVDEVPHQEIALRFGVSVRTVEKELRAGLEHCCERLGVEFVQRFGPGAGKTSKQHDDA; this is encoded by the coding sequence ATGTCCGAATCCTTCAAGGCGGCGCTGCAAGCCCTGTTCCTGTCGCGTTACGCGCAGCTGCGCCGGCATTTGCGCCTGCGCCTGGGCTCGGAGGACCTGGCCCACGACGCGCTGCAGGAAACCTATCTGCGGGTGGAGGCCATGGCCGAGCGGCCGGCCGCGCGTTTCCCCTCGGCCTACCTGTTCCGCATCGCGTTGAACATCGCCGAGGACCAGCGCAAGACCCGCGCCCGTCTGCTCAGCACCTCCGAGGTGGAAGAGCTCTACGACATGGCCGACGAGATGGCCGACCCGGCCCGCACCGCCGAGGCGCGCGGCGAGATCGGCGCGCTCGACCGCGCCCTGGCCGAGCTGCCGCGCCGCCGCCGCGCCATCGTGATCGCTTCGCGGGTGGACGAGGTGCCGCACCAGGAGATCGCCCTGCGTTTCGGTGTTTCGGTGCGCACGGTGGAGAAGGAATTGCGCGCCGGGCTGGAGCATTGCTGCGAACGCCTGGGCGTGGAATTCGTCCAGCGCTTCGGTCCCGGGGCCGGAAAAACGTCTAAGCAACATGACGATGCATAA
- a CDS encoding STN domain-containing protein, whose amino-acid sequence MPVRPHFVSTPLAHTRPGAVLRQLVLTLVCLGACGAAAGNDDSAAPRLVFDLAAQPLGSALVAFGALSGYSVLVSSEVSAGRAASAVHGEFEAREALGRLLAGSGLRPRYAGPRAFTLIPDDPQHEAPPFPPAPYDEPETAPRSLRQSGFGATLQSAVTRALCAAQPDAFGRYRLGVQLWIDEQGLVQKVRLLESSGQAARDRAVVAALQKIALGPVQQAYPQPLTLLITPRPDPGAECRPAMRPGADMSAEGH is encoded by the coding sequence ATGCCTGTCCGCCCACATTTCGTCTCCACCCCTCTTGCCCACACGCGCCCCGGCGCGGTGCTGCGCCAGCTCGTGCTGACGCTGGTGTGCCTGGGCGCCTGCGGGGCGGCGGCCGGCAACGACGACAGCGCCGCGCCGCGCCTGGTGTTCGATCTGGCCGCGCAGCCGCTGGGCTCGGCCCTGGTGGCTTTCGGCGCCTTGAGCGGCTATTCGGTGCTGGTCTCCAGCGAGGTCTCCGCCGGGCGCGCCGCCTCGGCGGTGCACGGCGAATTCGAAGCACGCGAGGCGCTGGGCCGGCTGCTGGCCGGCAGCGGCCTGCGTCCGCGTTATGCCGGTCCGCGGGCCTTCACGCTGATCCCCGACGATCCCCAGCACGAGGCGCCGCCGTTCCCGCCCGCCCCGTACGACGAGCCCGAAACCGCGCCGCGCAGCCTGCGCCAGAGCGGTTTCGGCGCCACGCTGCAGTCGGCCGTGACCCGCGCGCTGTGTGCCGCGCAGCCGGATGCCTTCGGCCGCTACCGGCTGGGCGTGCAGCTGTGGATCGACGAACAGGGCCTGGTGCAGAAGGTGCGCCTGCTCGAATCCAGCGGCCAGGCCGCGCGCGACCGGGCGGTGGTGGCCGCCCTGCAGAAGATCGCGCTCGGGCCGGTGCAGCAGGCCTATCCGCAGCCGCTGACCCTGCTGATCACCCCGCGCCCCGACCCGGGCGCCGAGTGCCGGCCGGCGATGCGCCCCGGCGCGGATATGTCCGCCGAAGGGCATTAG
- a CDS encoding DNA/RNA non-specific endonuclease, with the protein MDADALKAFQADVARTADERRKTRQLVAAGRWRDAEPDTGRARSYAVRHRSLMAAAGAESITGNTEDFLRVAFLSRGATVGRAVAYVEVSDGQKSEIGTGFMVSPRLFITNRHVIADAAAARGTQLTFFRELDERGVPRPSTTYLLDPDAFALFSPEDQLDYALVALGQRQSGLAEPADLGFCALSDQPDKHVIGMSTNIVQHPSGWPKMISVRNNILTARTDRTLLYETDTEQGSSGSPVFNDDWQLVALHHWGEPFTDRSTFGDQVPRNVNEGIRISAIYRDLAARLDSLPEPARTLLQQALQAAGAAAAQDGPPTLSPPRPVLSPARTLRRGAEAVQVDQDYANRQGFDTAFIDGLPLPLPQAGEALARRIAPLRAGEADAASGELKYEHFSLKLDKGHRIAMFTATNIDGRTYLEVDRQTGQANASEGEVWFKDPRVSASFFLDQTFYSAWSTYFDRGHLTRRSDPTWGTAEEAARANADTFHFSNCSPQHFRFNESAVYWQGLERYVLENGVLDTASKGRLCVFQGPVFDDRIDLWADDVQIPSSFFKIVVWKGPAGARAVGLVVDQLKLLAEARHSLGAPQPLASVQVNHWRVPIEKIEAQTGLDFGETVRSADTIRDAAQPHVGEARLLITGFEAIRL; encoded by the coding sequence ATGGATGCGGACGCTTTGAAAGCCTTCCAGGCCGATGTCGCGAGAACCGCGGACGAGCGCCGCAAGACCCGCCAGCTGGTCGCCGCCGGACGCTGGCGCGACGCCGAGCCCGACACCGGCCGGGCCCGCTCCTACGCCGTGCGCCACCGCTCGCTGATGGCCGCCGCCGGAGCGGAGTCCATCACCGGCAACACCGAGGACTTCCTGCGTGTGGCCTTCCTCTCGCGCGGCGCCACGGTCGGCCGTGCCGTGGCCTATGTGGAGGTGAGCGACGGGCAGAAGTCGGAGATCGGCACCGGCTTCATGGTCAGTCCGCGCCTCTTCATCACCAACCGGCATGTGATCGCCGATGCCGCCGCCGCGCGCGGCACCCAGCTGACCTTCTTTCGCGAGCTGGATGAGCGCGGCGTGCCGCGGCCGTCCACCACCTACCTGCTGGACCCGGACGCCTTCGCCCTGTTCTCGCCCGAGGACCAGCTCGACTACGCCCTGGTCGCCCTCGGCCAGCGGCAGTCGGGCCTGGCGGAGCCGGCCGACCTGGGCTTCTGCGCCCTGTCCGACCAGCCCGACAAACACGTCATCGGCATGAGCACCAACATCGTCCAGCACCCCTCGGGCTGGCCCAAGATGATCTCGGTGCGCAACAACATCCTGACGGCGCGCACCGACCGCACCCTGCTCTACGAAACCGACACCGAGCAGGGCTCCTCCGGTTCGCCGGTCTTCAACGACGACTGGCAGCTGGTGGCGCTGCACCACTGGGGCGAGCCTTTCACCGACCGCAGCACCTTCGGCGACCAGGTGCCGCGCAACGTCAACGAAGGCATACGCATCAGCGCCATCTACCGCGACCTCGCAGCGCGGCTCGATTCCTTGCCGGAACCGGCCCGGACGCTGCTGCAGCAGGCCTTGCAGGCAGCCGGCGCGGCGGCGGCGCAGGACGGCCCGCCGACCCTGTCGCCGCCCCGGCCGGTGCTGTCGCCCGCCCGCACCCTCAGGCGGGGCGCCGAGGCGGTGCAGGTCGACCAGGACTATGCCAACCGCCAGGGCTTCGACACGGCATTCATCGACGGCTTGCCGCTGCCGCTGCCCCAGGCGGGCGAGGCCCTGGCGCGCAGGATCGCACCGCTGCGCGCCGGCGAGGCCGACGCCGCTTCGGGCGAGCTGAAGTACGAGCACTTCAGCCTGAAGCTGGACAAGGGCCACCGCATCGCGATGTTCACCGCCACCAACATCGACGGCCGCACCTACCTGGAAGTCGACCGGCAGACCGGCCAGGCGAATGCATCCGAAGGCGAGGTCTGGTTCAAGGACCCGCGCGTCAGCGCGAGCTTCTTCCTGGACCAGACCTTCTACTCCGCCTGGTCCACCTACTTCGACCGCGGCCACCTCACGCGCCGCAGCGACCCCACCTGGGGCACGGCCGAGGAGGCGGCCCGCGCCAACGCCGACACCTTCCACTTCAGCAACTGCTCGCCCCAGCACTTCCGCTTCAACGAAAGCGCCGTGTACTGGCAGGGGCTGGAGCGTTATGTGCTGGAGAACGGCGTGCTGGACACGGCCTCCAAGGGCCGGCTCTGCGTCTTCCAGGGACCGGTCTTCGACGACAGGATCGACCTCTGGGCCGACGACGTGCAGATCCCTTCCTCCTTCTTCAAGATCGTGGTGTGGAAGGGCCCGGCGGGCGCGCGCGCCGTCGGGCTGGTGGTGGATCAGCTCAAATTGCTGGCCGAGGCCCGGCACTCGCTCGGAGCGCCGCAGCCACTGGCCTCGGTCCAGGTCAACCACTGGCGCGTGCCGATCGAGAAAATCGAAGCGCAGACCGGCCTGGATTTCGGTGAAACCGTGCGCTCGGCGGACACCATCCGCGATGCGGCGCAGCCCCATGTGGGCGAGGCACGGCTGCTGATCACCGGCTTCGAGGCCATCCGGCTCTGA
- a CDS encoding zinc-binding alcohol dehydrogenase family protein, producing the protein MKAIGFNRPLPITETGALQDIDLPTPGIGPRDLLVRVAAVSVNPVDVKVRASATPPAGRYRVLGWDACGTVEAVGAEVSAFQPGDRVYYSGDITRPGTNSELHAVDERIVARAPASLTDAQAAALPLTAITAYELLFDRLGVPHGGGEGQSLLVVGGAGGVGSILIQLARRLTQLKIVATASRPETRQWCLDLGAHLVIDHAKPLSAELRAQGLQHVDMVASLTQTEQHYAELIEALLPQGKLALIDDMKVLDAMPLKRKSLSLHWEFMFARSMHQTADMHRQGELLAEVARLVDAGVLRSTLAESFGVIDAANLSRAHAFIESGKARGKVVLEGF; encoded by the coding sequence ATGAAAGCCATCGGATTCAACCGCCCCCTGCCCATCACCGAAACCGGCGCGCTGCAGGACATCGACCTGCCCACGCCCGGCATCGGCCCGCGCGACCTGCTGGTGCGGGTCGCGGCCGTCTCGGTCAACCCGGTGGATGTGAAGGTGCGCGCCAGCGCCACGCCGCCGGCCGGGCGATACCGGGTGCTCGGCTGGGACGCCTGTGGCACGGTCGAGGCCGTGGGCGCCGAGGTGAGCGCCTTCCAGCCCGGCGACCGGGTCTACTACTCGGGCGACATCACCCGGCCCGGCACCAACAGCGAACTGCATGCGGTCGATGAACGCATCGTGGCGCGCGCCCCCGCTTCGCTCACCGACGCCCAGGCGGCCGCGCTGCCGCTCACCGCGATCACCGCCTACGAGCTGCTGTTCGACCGCCTGGGCGTGCCGCACGGCGGCGGCGAAGGCCAGAGCCTGCTGGTCGTGGGCGGCGCGGGCGGTGTCGGCTCCATCCTGATCCAGCTCGCGCGCCGGCTCACCCAACTGAAGATCGTGGCGACCGCCTCCCGCCCCGAGACCCGCCAGTGGTGCCTGGACCTGGGCGCCCATCTGGTGATAGACCACGCCAAGCCGCTGTCCGCCGAGCTGCGCGCCCAGGGCCTGCAGCATGTGGACATGGTGGCCAGCCTCACCCAGACCGAGCAGCACTATGCGGAGCTGATCGAGGCCCTGCTGCCGCAAGGCAAGCTGGCTCTCATCGACGACATGAAGGTGCTGGACGCCATGCCGCTCAAGCGCAAGAGCCTCTCCCTGCACTGGGAGTTCATGTTCGCCCGCTCCATGCACCAGACCGCCGACATGCACCGCCAGGGCGAGCTGCTGGCCGAGGTGGCCCGGCTGGTCGATGCGGGTGTGCTGCGCAGCACGCTGGCCGAGTCCTTCGGTGTCATCGACGCCGCCAACCTGAGCCGGGCGCATGCCTTCATCGAAAGCGGCAAGGCGCGCGGCAAGGTGGTGCTGGAAGGTTTCTGA
- a CDS encoding LysR family transcriptional regulator has protein sequence MKIENPADLRVLLQTARGGSLSAAARTLGMTPAAASATLKRLEGQLGARLFERSTRAMRLTPQGQTLLAYAERAFELLAEGEALVADDRAALQGTLRVAAPSDLARTVLLPWFDDFQRTHPGLRLELVVGDRLHDVLRDEVDLAIRYGLLADSRLVARRLAPAQPVLSAAPAYLARHGRPNTPQDLLRHNCITFQRGGRRHKLWRFAQHGVWQEVRVDGDRSVDDASLAREWAVAGAGIILKSSIDVGPDLASGALVRLLADWETEAYPLHALLPSRRFVPRRVSALVDYLALRFSTMPAAAPADRPFSAPAVDAEENHGHAPKA, from the coding sequence ATGAAGATTGAAAATCCAGCCGATCTGCGGGTGCTGCTGCAGACCGCGCGCGGCGGCAGCCTGAGTGCGGCGGCCAGGACCCTGGGCATGACGCCGGCCGCCGCCAGCGCCACGCTCAAGCGCCTGGAGGGTCAGCTGGGCGCCCGCCTCTTCGAGCGCTCCACCCGTGCCATGCGGCTGACACCCCAGGGCCAGACCCTGCTGGCATATGCCGAGCGGGCCTTCGAACTGCTGGCCGAAGGCGAGGCTCTGGTGGCGGACGACCGCGCGGCGCTGCAGGGCACGCTGCGGGTGGCCGCGCCCTCGGACCTGGCCCGCACCGTGCTGCTGCCCTGGTTCGACGATTTCCAGCGAACGCATCCCGGCCTGCGCCTGGAGCTGGTGGTGGGCGACCGGCTGCACGACGTGCTGCGCGACGAGGTCGATCTGGCCATCCGCTACGGCCTGCTCGCCGACTCGCGGCTGGTCGCACGCCGGCTGGCGCCGGCGCAGCCGGTGCTCAGCGCGGCGCCGGCCTATCTGGCACGGCACGGCAGGCCGAACACGCCGCAGGATCTGCTGCGCCACAACTGCATCACCTTCCAGCGCGGCGGGCGCCGCCACAAGCTGTGGCGCTTCGCGCAGCACGGCGTCTGGCAGGAGGTGCGGGTGGACGGGGACCGCAGCGTGGACGATGCCTCGCTCGCCCGCGAATGGGCGGTGGCCGGCGCCGGCATCATCCTGAAATCGTCGATCGACGTGGGGCCGGACCTCGCCAGCGGCGCCCTGGTGCGCCTGCTGGCGGACTGGGAGACCGAGGCCTACCCGCTGCACGCCCTGCTGCCCAGCAGGCGTTTCGTGCCCAGGCGGGTGAGCGCGCTGGTCGACTATCTGGCGCTGAGGTTTTCGACCATGCCGGCGGCTGCTCCCGCGGACCGGCCCTTCAGTGCGCCAGCCGTGGACGCGGAGGAAAACCATGGCCACGCGCCGAAAGCGTGA
- a CDS encoding MFS transporter gives MTTRTTAQAERLPVSALLALAMTGFICIVTETLPAGLLPQVGAGLGVSQAMAGQMVTAYALGSVIAAIPLTMATQGWRRRNALLLTIVGFLVFNSVTAVSSNFILTLAARFLAGASAGLAWSLLASYARRMVLPHQQGRALALAMIGTPIALSLGVPLGTLMGGLVGWRSAFWIMSGLTLLLIVWVLAQVPDYPGQAASSRPALRKVLGTPGVRPVLGVVIAWMLAHNVLYTYVAPFVAQAGLRDRVDLVLLVFGVAALGGIAITGRLVDRHLRAAVLASLFAFAAVALWFALWARVPAALYAGVAVWGLSFGGAATLLQTALADAAGDGADVALSMNVVAWNSAIAGGGVLGGLLLDNWGPQSFPGALIALLLLALAITLSARGHGFPPRPRLAH, from the coding sequence ATGACCACCAGAACCACGGCACAGGCCGAACGCCTGCCCGTCTCCGCACTGCTGGCGCTCGCCATGACGGGCTTCATCTGCATCGTCACCGAGACACTTCCGGCCGGCCTGTTGCCGCAGGTCGGCGCCGGGCTCGGGGTGTCGCAGGCGATGGCGGGCCAGATGGTGACCGCCTATGCGCTGGGCTCGGTGATCGCGGCCATCCCGCTGACCATGGCGACCCAGGGCTGGCGGCGCCGTAATGCCCTGCTGCTGACCATCGTGGGTTTCCTGGTCTTCAACTCCGTCACCGCCGTCTCGTCGAACTTCATCCTGACCCTGGCGGCGCGTTTCCTGGCGGGTGCCTCGGCGGGCCTGGCCTGGAGCCTGCTGGCTTCCTATGCGCGCCGCATGGTGCTGCCGCACCAGCAGGGCAGGGCGCTGGCGCTGGCCATGATCGGCACGCCGATCGCCCTGTCGCTGGGGGTGCCGCTAGGCACGCTGATGGGCGGCCTGGTGGGCTGGCGCTCGGCCTTCTGGATCATGTCGGGGCTGACGCTGCTGCTCATCGTCTGGGTGCTGGCCCAGGTGCCGGACTACCCGGGCCAGGCCGCTTCCAGCCGGCCAGCGCTGCGCAAGGTGCTGGGCACGCCGGGCGTGCGGCCGGTGCTGGGCGTGGTCATCGCCTGGATGCTGGCCCACAACGTTCTCTACACCTATGTGGCGCCCTTCGTCGCCCAGGCGGGGCTGCGGGACCGGGTGGACCTGGTCCTGCTGGTGTTCGGCGTGGCCGCGCTGGGCGGCATCGCCATCACCGGCCGGCTGGTGGACCGCCACCTGCGCGCGGCGGTGCTGGCCAGCCTTTTCGCCTTCGCGGCGGTCGCCCTGTGGTTCGCGCTGTGGGCCCGGGTTCCGGCCGCCCTCTATGCGGGTGTCGCCGTCTGGGGCCTGAGTTTCGGCGGCGCCGCCACCTTGCTGCAGACCGCCCTGGCCGATGCGGCGGGCGATGGCGCCGACGTGGCGCTGTCGATGAACGTGGTGGCATGGAACAGCGCCATCGCCGGCGGCGGCGTGCTGGGCGGCCTGCTGCTGGACAACTGGGGGCCGCAGTCCTTTCCCGGGGCACTGATCGCACTGCTGCTGCTGGCGCTGGCCATCACGCTTTCGGCGCGTGGCCATGGTTTTCCTCCGCGTCCACGGCTGGCGCACTGA
- a CDS encoding TetR/AcrR family transcriptional regulator — MATMGRPRSFDRDAALTQALHLFWEHGFDATSLAQLKESLGGGISAPSFYAAFGSKEALFQEAVALYLATHGQVTASLHDPALAPRQAIETALRRSAAMQCEPDHPRGCMVALGTMSAPSPANASVARPLQVSRAETSAGLLACVRRGVGLGELKPETDIQALATVFDSFLNGLSTLARDGADAARLDAAVTQLMRLWDAARIKTARAGRSPAQRTAS; from the coding sequence ATGGCCACCATGGGACGCCCCCGCAGCTTCGACCGAGACGCCGCCCTCACCCAAGCCCTGCATCTGTTCTGGGAGCATGGCTTCGATGCCACATCGCTGGCGCAGCTCAAGGAGAGCCTGGGCGGCGGCATCTCCGCGCCCAGCTTCTATGCGGCCTTCGGCTCCAAGGAGGCGCTGTTCCAGGAGGCCGTGGCCCTGTACCTGGCCACCCACGGCCAGGTCACGGCCAGCCTGCATGACCCGGCGCTGGCACCGCGCCAGGCCATCGAGACCGCCTTGCGCCGTTCCGCCGCCATGCAGTGCGAGCCGGACCATCCACGCGGCTGCATGGTGGCGCTGGGCACCATGAGTGCGCCGTCTCCCGCCAACGCCTCGGTCGCCCGGCCCCTGCAGGTTTCCCGCGCCGAGACCAGCGCCGGCCTGCTGGCCTGCGTGCGGCGCGGCGTGGGTTTGGGAGAACTCAAACCCGAGACCGACATCCAGGCCCTGGCCACCGTGTTCGACAGCTTCCTCAACGGCCTGTCCACCCTGGCGCGCGACGGTGCGGATGCCGCCCGGCTGGACGCCGCCGTCACCCAGCTGATGCGGCTGTGGGATGCCGCTCGGATCAAGACAGCAAGAGCGGGCCGCTCGCCCGCGCAAAGGACCGCTTCATGA
- a CDS encoding NAD(P)-dependent oxidoreductase, whose amino-acid sequence MKIAFIGVGSMGSAIVPHLVAHGHRVSAWARRPEAVAALEGVARLAAPSEAFTGHEVVITMLADDAAVRAVLLDSGALASAEGGPVHLVMSTISPALVAEMQPLHTQAGVGYVAAPVFGVPAVAARAELNILAAGADEAVQRVLPLLDAIGKKTWRLGADPVHANIAKIAGNMMITMAIESMAEASALTEAHGLPAADFLEVVTQTLFACPSYQRYGKNIAERRYEAGFRLALGLKDALLARDAAAHRNVSLPGAAVVRRRLEQAVRTGRGGQDWSALAEVAHPDAGDAAQAVRAR is encoded by the coding sequence ATGAAGATCGCATTCATCGGTGTCGGCAGCATGGGCTCGGCCATCGTTCCCCATCTCGTCGCGCACGGCCACCGGGTGAGCGCCTGGGCCCGCCGGCCCGAGGCCGTGGCGGCGCTGGAAGGCGTCGCGCGGCTGGCCGCGCCATCGGAAGCCTTCACCGGCCACGAGGTGGTCATCACCATGCTGGCCGACGACGCCGCCGTGCGGGCCGTGCTGCTGGACAGCGGCGCGCTGGCGTCGGCCGAAGGCGGGCCGGTCCACCTGGTGATGTCGACCATCTCCCCCGCGCTGGTCGCCGAGATGCAGCCGCTGCACACGCAGGCCGGGGTCGGCTACGTGGCGGCGCCCGTCTTCGGCGTGCCCGCGGTGGCGGCCCGGGCGGAACTCAACATCCTGGCCGCCGGCGCGGACGAGGCGGTGCAGCGGGTGTTGCCCCTCCTCGACGCCATCGGCAAGAAGACCTGGCGCCTGGGCGCCGATCCGGTGCACGCCAACATCGCCAAGATCGCCGGCAACATGATGATCACCATGGCCATCGAGTCGATGGCCGAGGCGAGCGCGCTGACCGAGGCCCACGGCCTGCCGGCGGCGGATTTCCTGGAAGTCGTCACGCAGACCCTGTTCGCCTGCCCCAGCTACCAGCGCTACGGCAAAAACATCGCCGAGCGGCGTTATGAAGCGGGTTTCCGCCTGGCGCTGGGCCTGAAGGATGCGCTGCTGGCCAGGGATGCGGCCGCGCACCGGAATGTCAGCCTTCCGGGTGCCGCGGTGGTGCGCCGGCGCCTGGAGCAAGCCGTCCGCACCGGCCGGGGCGGCCAGGACTGGTCGGCGCTCGCCGAGGTGGCGCACCCGGATGCGGGCGATGCCGCTCAGGCGGTCCGCGCACGCTGA
- a CDS encoding NAD-dependent epimerase/dehydratase family protein: MSAQPRILLTGANGQLGTELSAALAGRFGARNVVTSDMVPVGRHLHIDHEMLDITDVGQLHDIVRRRGITQIYHLAAALSATAEIAPRRAWDLNMGGLLNVLEAARQFQLDKVFWPSSIAAFGPTTPADATPQSTVMEPATVYGISKLAGEGWCRWYFANHGVDVRSLRYPGLISYKTQPGGGTTDYAIDVFHSALRGERYGCFLCPDEALPMLYMDDAVRATIELMEAPAAAISERGSYNLAGVSFTPAEIVAEIRKHLPGLDVDYRPDFRQAIAHGWPDSIDDTRARRDWSWAPRFDLSGIVADMLANLSAMQAGAGQRARTA; encoded by the coding sequence ATGAGCGCGCAGCCCCGCATCCTGCTGACCGGCGCCAACGGGCAACTCGGCACCGAACTGTCGGCCGCACTGGCCGGACGCTTCGGCGCGCGCAACGTCGTCACCAGCGACATGGTCCCGGTGGGGCGCCATCTGCACATCGACCACGAGATGCTCGACATCACCGACGTGGGCCAGCTCCATGACATCGTCCGGCGCCGCGGCATCACGCAGATCTACCACCTGGCCGCCGCCTTGTCGGCCACGGCGGAGATCGCGCCCAGGCGGGCTTGGGACCTCAACATGGGCGGCCTGCTCAACGTGCTGGAAGCGGCGCGGCAGTTCCAGCTGGACAAGGTGTTCTGGCCCAGCTCCATTGCCGCCTTCGGTCCCACCACGCCGGCCGACGCGACACCGCAATCCACCGTGATGGAGCCTGCCACCGTCTACGGCATCTCGAAGCTGGCCGGCGAGGGCTGGTGCCGCTGGTACTTCGCGAACCACGGCGTGGATGTGCGCAGCCTGCGCTACCCGGGACTGATCTCCTACAAGACCCAGCCCGGCGGCGGCACCACCGACTATGCGATCGACGTCTTCCATTCGGCGCTGAGGGGCGAGCGCTACGGCTGCTTCCTCTGCCCGGACGAGGCCCTGCCCATGCTCTACATGGACGATGCGGTACGCGCCACCATCGAATTGATGGAGGCGCCCGCCGCGGCGATCAGCGAACGCGGCAGCTACAACCTGGCGGGCGTCAGCTTCACGCCCGCCGAGATCGTGGCCGAGATCCGCAAGCACCTGCCGGGGCTGGATGTGGACTATCGGCCCGACTTCCGGCAGGCCATCGCCCATGGCTGGCCCGACTCGATCGACGACACGCGGGCACGGCGGGACTGGTCATGGGCGCCGCGGTTCGACCTGTCAGGCATCGTCGCCGACATGCTGGCCAACCTGTCCGCCATGCAAGCAGGTGCCGGTCAGCGTGCGCGGACCGCCTGA